One genomic segment of Stigmatopora argus isolate UIUO_Sarg chromosome 3, RoL_Sarg_1.0, whole genome shotgun sequence includes these proteins:
- the LOC144071019 gene encoding CD81 antigen-like: MAVTGCTQCIKYMLFFFNFIFWLAGGVILGVALWLRHDSQTSNLLILQFEGHQAPGTFYISVYILIAVGAVMMLVGFLGCYGAIQESQCLLGTFFFFLVILFACEVAAAIWGFMNRDTISKELINFYDSAYIKAVDVSGSPSKDAAIKVLDVFHTTLDCCGKGDDTALFKQVTGTLCPRKSPEDFLKSQSCHDKLIELFSEKLYLIGLAALVVAVIMIFEMIFTMVLCCGIHHAPAY; the protein is encoded by the exons ATGGCGGTGACTGGATGCACGCAATGCATTAAATACATGTTATtcttctttaatttcattttctgg CTGGCCGGAGGAGTGATCTTAGGCGTGGCTCTGTGGCTTCGTCATGACAGTCAGACAAGCAACCTCCTCATTCTTCAGTTTGAAGGCCACCAGGCACCAGGCACCTTCTACATCA GTGTCTACATTTTGATAGCTGTTGGAGCTGTGATGATGTTGGTGGGCTTCCTAGGCTGCTATGGTGCTATTCAGGAATCACAGTGTCTGCTGGGGACG ttcTTCTTCTTCCTGGTCATCCTTTTCGCCTGTGAAGTGGCTGCGGCCATTTGGGGTTTCATGAATCGAGACACG ATCTCCAAAGAACTGATCAACTTCTACGACTCGGCGTACATCAAGGCCGTGGACGTCTCGGGCTCTCCGAGCAAAGATGCCGCCATCAAGGTGCTGGATGTTTTTCACACCACG CTTGACTGTTGTGGGAAAGGAGATGACACTGCGCTCTTCAAACAAGTCACCGGCACTTTGTGTCCCAGGAAGTCCCCAGAAGATTTTCTCAAGTCACAG AGCTGTCACGACAAACTGATCGAGCTCTTCTCGGAGAAGCTCTATCTGATCGGCCTCGCGGCACTGGTGGTAGCCGTCATTATG aTCTTTGAGATGATCTTCACCATGGTGCTCTGCTGCGGGATCCATCACGCCCCAGCATACTAA
- the kcnc1b gene encoding potassium voltage-gated channel subfamily C member 1b isoform X3 — MGLSDDKDRIVINVGGIRHQTYRSTLRTLPGTRLSWLAEPDAPNHFDYDAKIEEFFFDRHPGVFAHILNYYRTGKLHCPADVCGPLYEEELAFWGIDETDVEPCCWMTYRQHREAEEALDSFGGGGLLDLGNEDGDPEQEHGEDDVDEMTRRLAHGDSPDARSGALWGRWQKRVWALFEDPYSSKYARWVALASLFFILVSITTFCLETHETFNPIVNRTEIELVGNVTVEHTYQEPETAAYLTYIEGVCVVWFTFEFLMRITFCPNKFDFIRNALNIIDFVAILPFYLEVGLSGLSSKAAKDVLGFLRVVRFVRILRIFKLTRHFVGLRVLGHTLRASTNEFLLLIIFLALGVLIFATMIYYAERIGANPNDPRASEHTQFKNIPIGFWWAVVTMTTLGYGDMYPQTTSGMLVGALCALAGVLTIAMPVPVIVNNFGMYYSLAMAKQKLPKKKNRHIPRAPQPGSPNFCKSSISSQHQSPIPHDDNVLCFSTEGYEKPWSLNSMSGMSGDASGVSSVSALPCSPPCLMQHSHSPIPSIM, encoded by the exons ATGGGCCTGAGCGACGACAAGGATCGCATCGTGATCAACGTGGGAGGGATCAGGCACCAGACGTACCGCAGCACCCTTCGCACCCTACCCGGTACCCGCCTGTCGTGGCTGGCCGAGCCCGACGCCCCCAACCACTTTGACTATGACGCCAAGATCGAGGAGTTCTTTTTTGACCGCCACCCGGGCGTCTTCGCGCACATCCTCAACTACTACAGGACAGGTAAGCTGCACTGCCCCGCCGATGTCTGCGGGCCGCTCTACGAGGAAGAGTTGGCCTTTTGGGGCATCGACGAGACGGACGTGGAGCCCTGCTGCTGGATGACCTATCGCCAGCACCGGGAGGCCGAGGAGGCCCTTGATAGTTTCGGCGGAGGGGGACTCTTGGACCTGGGCAACGAGGATGGCGACCCCGAGCAGGAGCACGGCGAGGACGACGTGGATGAAATGACGCGGAGGCTGGCGCACGGAGACTCTCCCGACGCCCGGAGCGGCGCTTTGTGGGGCCGCTGGCAGAAGCGCGTCTGGGCTCTTTTCGAAGACCCCTACTCCTCGAAATATGCAAGG TGGGTGGCTCTGGCCTCGCTGTTCTTTATCCTGGTGTCCATCACCACGTTCTGTCTGGAGACCCACGAGACTTTTAACCCCATCGTCAACCGCACCGAGATCGAACTGGTGGGCAACGTCACGGTGGAGCACACTTACCAGGAGCCCGAGACGGCGGCCTACCTCACCTACATCGAGGGCGTTTGTGTGGTGTGGTTCACTTTTGAATTCCTCATGCGAATAACTTTCTGTCCAAACAAATTTGACTTCATCCGCAACGCTCTGAACATCATCGACTTTGTGGCCATCCTGCCCTTCTACCTGGAGGTGGGCCTTAGCGGTCTCTCGTCAAAGGCAGCTAAGGACGTGTTGGGTTTCCTTCGAGTGGTTCGCTTTGTTAGGATCCTGCGCATCTTCAAACTTACTCGCCATTTTGTGGGTTTGAGAGTTCTGGGCCATACGCTGAGAGCCAGCACCAATGAGTTCCTCCTCCTTATCATCTTCTTAGCCCTGGGCGTCCTGATCTTTGCCACCATGATCTACTACGCGGAACGCATCGGCGCAAACCCCAACGACCCCCGAGCCAGCGAGCACACCCAGTTCAAGAACATCCCGATCGGATTCTGGTGGGCGGTGGTGACCATGACGACCCTAGGCTACGGCGACATGTACCCTCAGACCACCTCCGGTATGCTGGTGGGAGCCTTGTGCGCCCTGGCGGGCGTGCTGACCATTGCCATGCCGGTCCCTGTGATTGTCAACAACTTTGGAATGTATTACTCCTTGGCTATGGCGAAACAGAAActaccaaagaaaaaaaatcggcaTATCCCACGGGCGCCCCAACCCGGTTCCCCGAACTTCTGTAAATCAAGCATCAGCTCGCAACATCAAAGCCCTATCCCCCACGATGAC AACGTTCTCTGTTTTTCAACTGAAGGTTATGAAAAGCCTTGGAGCCTTAACAGCATGTCTGGCATGAGCGGGGATGCCTCTGGAGTGTCCTCAGTGTCCGCCCTGCCCTGCAGCCCACCCTGTCTAATGCAGCACTCACATTCTCCCATCCCATCCATTATGTAG
- the kcnc1b gene encoding potassium voltage-gated channel subfamily C member 1b isoform X1, producing MGLSDDKDRIVINVGGIRHQTYRSTLRTLPGTRLSWLAEPDAPNHFDYDAKIEEFFFDRHPGVFAHILNYYRTGKLHCPADVCGPLYEEELAFWGIDETDVEPCCWMTYRQHREAEEALDSFGGGGLLDLGNEDGDPEQEHGEDDVDEMTRRLAHGDSPDARSGALWGRWQKRVWALFEDPYSSKYARWVALASLFFILVSITTFCLETHETFNPIVNRTEIELVGNVTVEHTYQEPETAAYLTYIEGVCVVWFTFEFLMRITFCPNKFDFIRNALNIIDFVAILPFYLEVGLSGLSSKAAKDVLGFLRVVRFVRILRIFKLTRHFVGLRVLGHTLRASTNEFLLLIIFLALGVLIFATMIYYAERIGANPNDPRASEHTQFKNIPIGFWWAVVTMTTLGYGDMYPQTTSGMLVGALCALAGVLTIAMPVPVIVNNFGMYYSLAMAKQKLPKKKNRHIPRAPQPGSPNFCKSSISSQHQSPIPHDDVFEIKFQESKLNGEAANAALANEDCPHIDQAISPEENFSPSERERPCFLVTTAERPKHTGGRVRRGYEKPWSLNSMSGMSGDASGVSSVSALPCSPPCLMQHSHSPIPSIM from the exons ATGGGCCTGAGCGACGACAAGGATCGCATCGTGATCAACGTGGGAGGGATCAGGCACCAGACGTACCGCAGCACCCTTCGCACCCTACCCGGTACCCGCCTGTCGTGGCTGGCCGAGCCCGACGCCCCCAACCACTTTGACTATGACGCCAAGATCGAGGAGTTCTTTTTTGACCGCCACCCGGGCGTCTTCGCGCACATCCTCAACTACTACAGGACAGGTAAGCTGCACTGCCCCGCCGATGTCTGCGGGCCGCTCTACGAGGAAGAGTTGGCCTTTTGGGGCATCGACGAGACGGACGTGGAGCCCTGCTGCTGGATGACCTATCGCCAGCACCGGGAGGCCGAGGAGGCCCTTGATAGTTTCGGCGGAGGGGGACTCTTGGACCTGGGCAACGAGGATGGCGACCCCGAGCAGGAGCACGGCGAGGACGACGTGGATGAAATGACGCGGAGGCTGGCGCACGGAGACTCTCCCGACGCCCGGAGCGGCGCTTTGTGGGGCCGCTGGCAGAAGCGCGTCTGGGCTCTTTTCGAAGACCCCTACTCCTCGAAATATGCAAGG TGGGTGGCTCTGGCCTCGCTGTTCTTTATCCTGGTGTCCATCACCACGTTCTGTCTGGAGACCCACGAGACTTTTAACCCCATCGTCAACCGCACCGAGATCGAACTGGTGGGCAACGTCACGGTGGAGCACACTTACCAGGAGCCCGAGACGGCGGCCTACCTCACCTACATCGAGGGCGTTTGTGTGGTGTGGTTCACTTTTGAATTCCTCATGCGAATAACTTTCTGTCCAAACAAATTTGACTTCATCCGCAACGCTCTGAACATCATCGACTTTGTGGCCATCCTGCCCTTCTACCTGGAGGTGGGCCTTAGCGGTCTCTCGTCAAAGGCAGCTAAGGACGTGTTGGGTTTCCTTCGAGTGGTTCGCTTTGTTAGGATCCTGCGCATCTTCAAACTTACTCGCCATTTTGTGGGTTTGAGAGTTCTGGGCCATACGCTGAGAGCCAGCACCAATGAGTTCCTCCTCCTTATCATCTTCTTAGCCCTGGGCGTCCTGATCTTTGCCACCATGATCTACTACGCGGAACGCATCGGCGCAAACCCCAACGACCCCCGAGCCAGCGAGCACACCCAGTTCAAGAACATCCCGATCGGATTCTGGTGGGCGGTGGTGACCATGACGACCCTAGGCTACGGCGACATGTACCCTCAGACCACCTCCGGTATGCTGGTGGGAGCCTTGTGCGCCCTGGCGGGCGTGCTGACCATTGCCATGCCGGTCCCTGTGATTGTCAACAACTTTGGAATGTATTACTCCTTGGCTATGGCGAAACAGAAActaccaaagaaaaaaaatcggcaTATCCCACGGGCGCCCCAACCCGGTTCCCCGAACTTCTGTAAATCAAGCATCAGCTCGCAACATCAAAGCCCTATCCCCCACGATGACGTTTTTGAGATCAAGTTTCAAG AGTCCAAGCTGAACGGCGAGGCCGCTAACGCCGCCCTCGCCAACGAGGACTGCCCTCACATCGACCAGGCCATATCTCCAGAGGAAAACTTCAGCCCCAGCGAACGAGAGCGTCCCTGCTTCCTGGTCACCACGGCCGAACGGCCCAAGCACACGGGGGGCAGAGTAAGGAGGG GTTATGAAAAGCCTTGGAGCCTTAACAGCATGTCTGGCATGAGCGGGGATGCCTCTGGAGTGTCCTCAGTGTCCGCCCTGCCCTGCAGCCCACCCTGTCTAATGCAGCACTCACATTCTCCCATCCCATCCATTATGTAG
- the kcnc1b gene encoding potassium voltage-gated channel subfamily C member 1b isoform X2 yields the protein MGLSDDKDRIVINVGGIRHQTYRSTLRTLPGTRLSWLAEPDAPNHFDYDAKIEEFFFDRHPGVFAHILNYYRTGKLHCPADVCGPLYEEELAFWGIDETDVEPCCWMTYRQHREAEEALDSFGGGGLLDLGNEDGDPEQEHGEDDVDEMTRRLAHGDSPDARSGALWGRWQKRVWALFEDPYSSKYARWVALASLFFILVSITTFCLETHETFNPIVNRTEIELVGNVTVEHTYQEPETAAYLTYIEGVCVVWFTFEFLMRITFCPNKFDFIRNALNIIDFVAILPFYLEVGLSGLSSKAAKDVLGFLRVVRFVRILRIFKLTRHFVGLRVLGHTLRASTNEFLLLIIFLALGVLIFATMIYYAERIGANPNDPRASEHTQFKNIPIGFWWAVVTMTTLGYGDMYPQTTSGMLVGALCALAGVLTIAMPVPVIVNNFGMYYSLAMAKQKLPKKKNRHIPRAPQPGSPNFCKSSISSQHQSPIPHDDVFEIKFQESKLNGEAANAALANEDCPHIDQAISPEENFSPSERERPCFLVTTAERPKHTGGRVRRETQRQHRSRQPAESLCVMNHGVPTTMCMTHNDPSPT from the exons ATGGGCCTGAGCGACGACAAGGATCGCATCGTGATCAACGTGGGAGGGATCAGGCACCAGACGTACCGCAGCACCCTTCGCACCCTACCCGGTACCCGCCTGTCGTGGCTGGCCGAGCCCGACGCCCCCAACCACTTTGACTATGACGCCAAGATCGAGGAGTTCTTTTTTGACCGCCACCCGGGCGTCTTCGCGCACATCCTCAACTACTACAGGACAGGTAAGCTGCACTGCCCCGCCGATGTCTGCGGGCCGCTCTACGAGGAAGAGTTGGCCTTTTGGGGCATCGACGAGACGGACGTGGAGCCCTGCTGCTGGATGACCTATCGCCAGCACCGGGAGGCCGAGGAGGCCCTTGATAGTTTCGGCGGAGGGGGACTCTTGGACCTGGGCAACGAGGATGGCGACCCCGAGCAGGAGCACGGCGAGGACGACGTGGATGAAATGACGCGGAGGCTGGCGCACGGAGACTCTCCCGACGCCCGGAGCGGCGCTTTGTGGGGCCGCTGGCAGAAGCGCGTCTGGGCTCTTTTCGAAGACCCCTACTCCTCGAAATATGCAAGG TGGGTGGCTCTGGCCTCGCTGTTCTTTATCCTGGTGTCCATCACCACGTTCTGTCTGGAGACCCACGAGACTTTTAACCCCATCGTCAACCGCACCGAGATCGAACTGGTGGGCAACGTCACGGTGGAGCACACTTACCAGGAGCCCGAGACGGCGGCCTACCTCACCTACATCGAGGGCGTTTGTGTGGTGTGGTTCACTTTTGAATTCCTCATGCGAATAACTTTCTGTCCAAACAAATTTGACTTCATCCGCAACGCTCTGAACATCATCGACTTTGTGGCCATCCTGCCCTTCTACCTGGAGGTGGGCCTTAGCGGTCTCTCGTCAAAGGCAGCTAAGGACGTGTTGGGTTTCCTTCGAGTGGTTCGCTTTGTTAGGATCCTGCGCATCTTCAAACTTACTCGCCATTTTGTGGGTTTGAGAGTTCTGGGCCATACGCTGAGAGCCAGCACCAATGAGTTCCTCCTCCTTATCATCTTCTTAGCCCTGGGCGTCCTGATCTTTGCCACCATGATCTACTACGCGGAACGCATCGGCGCAAACCCCAACGACCCCCGAGCCAGCGAGCACACCCAGTTCAAGAACATCCCGATCGGATTCTGGTGGGCGGTGGTGACCATGACGACCCTAGGCTACGGCGACATGTACCCTCAGACCACCTCCGGTATGCTGGTGGGAGCCTTGTGCGCCCTGGCGGGCGTGCTGACCATTGCCATGCCGGTCCCTGTGATTGTCAACAACTTTGGAATGTATTACTCCTTGGCTATGGCGAAACAGAAActaccaaagaaaaaaaatcggcaTATCCCACGGGCGCCCCAACCCGGTTCCCCGAACTTCTGTAAATCAAGCATCAGCTCGCAACATCAAAGCCCTATCCCCCACGATGACGTTTTTGAGATCAAGTTTCAAG AGTCCAAGCTGAACGGCGAGGCCGCTAACGCCGCCCTCGCCAACGAGGACTGCCCTCACATCGACCAGGCCATATCTCCAGAGGAAAACTTCAGCCCCAGCGAACGAGAGCGTCCCTGCTTCCTGGTCACCACGGCCGAACGGCCCAAGCACACGGGGGGCAGAGTAAGGAGGG AGACCCAGAGACAGCACCGGAGCAGACAACCAGCCGAGTCACTTTGTGTTATGAACCATGGTGTACCGACCACTATGTGTATGACCCATAATGACCCATCACCTACCTGA